A genomic region of Govania unica contains the following coding sequences:
- the infA gene encoding translation initiation factor IF-1 — MPKEEILEMRGKVEELLPNAMFRVRLENGHEVLGHTAGKMRKNRIRVLAGDEVLVELTPYDLTKGRITYRFK, encoded by the coding sequence ATGCCGAAAGAGGAAATTCTTGAGATGCGCGGCAAGGTGGAGGAACTCCTCCCCAATGCCATGTTCCGCGTCCGGCTCGAAAACGGGCATGAAGTGCTGGGCCACACCGCCGGCAAAATGCGCAAGAACCGCATTCGCGTCCTCGCCGGGGATGAAGTTCTGGTTGAACTGACGCCCTACGACCTGACCAAGGGCCGTATCACTTATCGCTTCAAGTAA
- a CDS encoding arsenate-mycothiol transferase ArsC, translated as MMNFDGPSRPTSNPTSVLFACSMNRVRSPMAEAIAKYLLGKRIFIDSVGVRKGEVEPDPLCLAVLDEIGLDLSRHRSKTFDELQDASFDLVISLSPEAQHNAVELTRHMACEVEYWPTPDPTAVEGSREARLAAYRQVRDLLMDRIRTRFGIAPPSGV; from the coding sequence ATGATGAACTTCGACGGCCCGTCCCGGCCAACTTCCAACCCCACGAGCGTGCTGTTTGCCTGCAGCATGAACCGCGTCCGCTCACCCATGGCCGAGGCCATCGCCAAATATCTGCTCGGCAAGCGCATCTTCATCGACTCGGTCGGCGTGCGCAAAGGCGAGGTCGAGCCCGATCCCCTTTGCCTCGCCGTCCTTGATGAAATCGGGCTCGATCTCAGCCGCCATCGTTCGAAGACCTTCGACGAGCTTCAGGACGCCTCCTTCGATCTCGTGATTTCCCTTAGCCCGGAAGCCCAGCACAACGCCGTCGAGCTGACCCGCCATATGGCCTGCGAAGTCGAATATTGGCCGACTCCGGACCCCACCGCCGTCGAAGGCAGCCGCGAAGCCCGGCTCGCCGCCTATCGTCAGGTCCGCGATCTCCTGATGGACCGCATCCGCACCCGCTTCGGCATCGCGCCGCCATCCGGGGTGTGA